A single Brassica rapa cultivar Chiifu-401-42 chromosome A04, CAAS_Brap_v3.01, whole genome shotgun sequence DNA region contains:
- the LOC103865991 gene encoding putative glycerol-3-phosphate transporter 5 → MQSKIGGGGLPPAFSLFPSLNKTFTFHQILVLIITFLAYASFHASRKPPSIVKSVLGHSVNEQSNSPIDNRWAPFKGTEGMQRLGELDLAFLSSYALSMYFAGHLGDMIDLRLFLVFGMMGSGILTVVFGLGYWMNVHLLGFYMTIQIVCGLFQSIGWPCVVSVVANWCGKEKRGLIMGVWNSHTYVGKIVGSIVASSVLDSRWGWSFALPGGLVIVSGLVVRIISDLNLATSI, encoded by the coding sequence ATGCAATCCAAGATCGGCGGCGGCGGCTTACCTCCAGCGTTTTCTCTCTTCCCAAGCTTAAACAAAACCTTCACATTCCACCAAATCCTCGTCCTCATCATCACCTTCCTAGCCTACGCTTCGTTCCACGCTTCTCGCAAACCTCCGAGCATCGTCAAGAGCGTCCTCGGACATTCCGTCAACGAACAATCAAACTCTCCGATCGACAACAGATGGGCTCCGTTCAAAGGAACCGAAGGAATGCAGAGACTCGGCGAGCTCGATCTAGCGTTCCTATCTTCCTACGCTCTCAGTATGTATTTCGCAGGGCATTTAGGAGATATGATCGATCTGAGGCTGTTTCTCGTGTTTGGGATGATGGGAAGTGGGATCCTCACCGTTGTCTTCGGGTTAGGGTATTGGATGAACGTGCATCTTCTCGGGTTTTACATGACTATTCAGATCGTTTGTGGGTTGTTTCAATCTATCGGGTGGCCTTGTGTTGTCTCTGTGGTTGCGAACTGGTGTGGGAAGGAGAAGCGTGGGTTGATTATGGGTGTTTGGAACTCTCATACATATGTTGGGAAGATTGTTGGTTCCATTGTTGCTTCTTCCGTGCTTGATTCCAGATGGGGTTGGTCTTTTGCTTTGCCTGGTGGGTTGGTGATTGTGTCTGGATTGGTTGTGAGGATTATATCTGACTTGAATCTAGCCACTAGTATATAG
- the LOC103865610 gene encoding dof zinc finger protein DOF2.4 has product MVFSSIQAYLDSSNWQQAPPSNYNQSGAGASATGGHDPGPQLQPQSQPQSNGSGSSGSIRPGSMVDRARQANVAIPEAALKCPRCESTNTKFCYFNNYSLTQPRHFCKTCRRYWTRGGALRNVPVGGGCRRNRRTKSSNNNNNSTVTSNNSSFSSAASGNASTISAILSSNYGGNQESFLSQILSPVRLMNTTYTTDNSMSLLNSGGLNQDLRSIQMGNSGGSLMSCVDEWRSTSHHQQPQILGGGNCEAYSNTNPSSNGFYPFESPRITSALASQSSSVKVEDNPYKWVNVNGNCSSWTDLSTFGSSR; this is encoded by the exons ATGGTTTTTTCCTCCATCCAAGCTTATCTTGATTCATCCAACTGGCAACAA gCTCCTCCGAGCAATTATAACCAGAGCGGAGCAGGAGCCTCAGCAACCGGCGGTCATGATCCTGGTCCTCAGCTGCAGCCGCAATCTCAGCCGCAGTCTAACGGTAGCGGAAGCAGTGGCTCGATCCGCCCAGGATCGATGGTGGATAGAGCAAGACAAGCAAACGTAGCTATACCAGAAGCCGCACTGAAATGTCCAAGATGCGAATCCACCAACACTAAGTTCTGCTACTTCAACAACTACAGCCTCACTCAGCCACGTCACTTCTGCAAAACCTGCCGGAGATACTGGACACGTGGCGGTGCCCTCCGCAACGTCCCCGTCGGTGGTGGCTGTAGGAGAAACAGGCGAACTAAAAGCagcaacaacaataacaacagCACCGTCACTAGCAACAACTCAAGCTTCTCCTCCGCGGCTTCAGGGAATGCATCAACCATCAGCGCGATTCTCTCCTCGAACTATGGAGGAAACCAAGAGAGTTTCTTGAGCCAGATTTTGTCTCCGGTGAGGCTAATGAATACTACTTATACTACAGATAACAGCATGAGCTTGTTGAACTCTGGAGGATTGAACCAAGACTTGAGGTCAATCCAAATGGGAAACTCTGGTGGCTCGCTTATGAGCTGTGTTGATGAGTGGAGATCGACGTCTCATCATCAGCAGCCGCAGATTTTGGGAGGTGGAAACTGTGAGGCTTATTCTAATACTAATCCATCTTCAAATGGCTTTTACCCTTTTGAATCACCGAGGATAACTTCTGCTTTAGCGTCGCAGTCTTCTTCGGTTAAAGTTGAAGATAATCCTTACAAATGGGTTAATGTCAATGGTAATTGCTCTTCCTGGACTGATCTTTCTACTTTCGGCTCTTCTCGTTGA
- the LOC103865609 gene encoding RING-H2 finger protein ATL33, which translates to MSSATTPSTTFPGTTITSNSTFIIIDPPPPFPAPPRSIDFTPIKLIFAVPALVYSYQTNHSEEIGNECTLCKSVLADGEEIRQLSACKHEFHVSCIEEWLQTRSNCPNCRADVPVKPTEADANVNGNVNVNRSAGGNRRVSATNRDDDWRQGLPDASSLV; encoded by the coding sequence ATGTCATCTGCTACAACTCCCTCCACCACTTTCCCCGGCACAACCATCACTTCCAACTCCACATTCATCATCATCGATCCCCCTCCACCGTTCCCAGCACCTCCTCGGAGCATCGACTTCACTCCTATCAAACTAATCTTCGCCGTTCCCGCCTTAGTTTACTCCTATCAAACTAATCATTCAGAGGAGATCGGTAACGAATGCACCTTGTGTAAGTCGGTGCTCGCCGACGGCGAAGAGATCCGACAACTAAGCGCGTGTAAGCACGAGTTCCACGTGTCTTGTATCGAGGAGTGGCTCCAAACTCGTTCCAATTGTCCTAATTGCAGAGCAGACGTCCCCGTTAAACCGACTGAAGCCGACGCTAACGTTAACGGTAACGTTAACGTGAATCGCAGCGCTGGCGGAAACCGCCGAGTTTCAGCGACCAATAGAGATGACGATTGGCGTCAAGGTCTACCTGATGCTTCTAGTCTAGTTtga